One segment of Terriglobales bacterium DNA contains the following:
- a CDS encoding APC family permease, translating into MSNSPATAQSGASAPYLRRVLTLWDLVFYGIVLIQPIAPVPLYGIAQKLSNGHFATIILIAMFAMMITAFSYGRMATLYPAAGSAYTYVGRGLNPHLGFLAGWAMFLDYLLQPLINTVWISTALHERYVKSVPFFVWAAIIAGIITILNLRGIRSSARANKVLLFLMFAVVGFFIALAIKFLFREQGLAGMFSTRPFYNPSTFDSHRIWSATSFAALTYIGFDGVTTLAEDVENPKRNVLLATVLVCVFTGIFGGLLVYLAQMVWPDWHTFSNLETAFMDVCQRVGGVVLFNAMGAILILAAFGSGLTGGLGAARLLFGMGRDNVLPRRLFGYLSPGSSTPTYNILIIGGLTFIGAVLLNSIGNAYEHAGELLNFGAFLAFMGVNFATFWQFGVHRRVGGARRVLADIVLPFGGFIFCGLIWWNLNTLAKVVGGIWFLVGLIYVGITTRGFRQAPAMIDFSES; encoded by the coding sequence ATGAGCAACAGCCCTGCAACCGCACAGTCGGGTGCGAGCGCTCCGTACCTGCGGCGGGTTCTCACGCTCTGGGACCTCGTCTTCTACGGTATCGTTCTCATCCAGCCGATCGCGCCGGTGCCGCTGTATGGCATCGCACAGAAGCTCTCGAATGGGCACTTCGCGACGATCATCCTGATCGCGATGTTCGCGATGATGATCACGGCCTTCAGCTATGGCCGCATGGCGACGCTCTATCCGGCAGCAGGATCGGCGTACACCTATGTGGGACGCGGTCTGAATCCCCATTTGGGATTTCTCGCCGGATGGGCGATGTTCCTCGATTATCTCTTGCAGCCTCTGATCAATACAGTCTGGATCTCGACTGCGCTGCACGAGCGCTACGTGAAGTCAGTACCATTCTTCGTCTGGGCGGCAATCATTGCTGGAATTATTACCATTTTGAATCTGCGCGGGATACGCTCATCGGCACGGGCGAATAAAGTCCTGCTCTTTCTTATGTTCGCAGTCGTCGGGTTCTTCATTGCGCTTGCCATCAAGTTCCTGTTTCGCGAGCAGGGACTGGCAGGCATGTTCTCGACTCGACCGTTCTACAATCCCAGCACATTCGACTCGCATCGCATCTGGAGTGCAACGTCTTTTGCTGCTCTCACCTATATTGGCTTCGACGGAGTCACGACGTTAGCTGAAGACGTGGAAAACCCCAAGCGTAACGTTCTGCTCGCCACGGTACTGGTGTGTGTGTTCACTGGAATATTTGGTGGGTTGCTCGTATATCTTGCGCAGATGGTTTGGCCGGACTGGCACACATTTTCCAATTTGGAAACGGCGTTCATGGATGTTTGCCAACGAGTCGGAGGCGTAGTCCTCTTCAATGCGATGGGAGCGATTCTCATCCTCGCAGCCTTCGGGAGCGGCTTAACCGGAGGACTTGGCGCGGCGCGGCTGCTATTCGGCATGGGACGCGACAACGTGCTGCCTCGCCGCCTGTTCGGATACTTGAGCCCCGGAAGCAGCACACCGACTTACAACATCCTCATCATCGGCGGGCTGACCTTTATTGGCGCGGTACTCCTTAACTCCATTGGAAATGCGTATGAGCACGCGGGTGAGCTTCTTAATTTCGGCGCGTTTCTCGCATTCATGGGAGTGAACTTCGCGACCTTCTGGCAGTTCGGTGTGCATCGGCGGGTCGGAGGAGCGCGACGAGTGCTGGCGGATATCGTGCTGCCTTTCGGCGGCTTCATCTTTTGCGGGCTGATCTGGTGGAACCTGAACACGCTCGCAAAAGTAGTTGGCGGCATCTGGTTCCTCGTCGGGCTAATCTACGTGGGCATCACCACGCGAGGATTCCGGCAGGCTCCTGCGATGATCGATTTCAGCGAATCCTAG
- a CDS encoding beta galactosidase jelly roll domain-containing protein: MSVAKLGAFAVFVLGMCSTAFSANPLPAMASSRIALEKNWHIQSGCKLSVGGDALSRAAYNDQSWLATTVPHTVEGAQVDAKLFPDPFYAMNLRAIPGTTYPIGKIFTNLPMDEDSPYKCSWWYRTEFRLPAELKGRNIWLHFDGINYRANIWVNGQQIAKSDDVAGAYRTYTFNIKDVARPGAENAVAVEVSAQTDTDLGINFVDWNPMPADKLMGLWRPVYITSSGPVSVLYPAVATHFPDDTLETADLTVMGELQNGTEQEVTGSVEATLEGIGTVEQKVTLAANEHKTIVFDPALFPELHIKNPKLWWPYPHGPQNLYTIQMRFRTGEGISDSASAKFGIREVTADKNQNGYELFHINHKNILIRGGGWSPDMFLRVNSERMENELRYVRDLRLNTIRLEGKLETDEFFDLADRYGVLIMAGWCCCDHWEHWDKWQPADHEISKASLASQIQRLRNHPSMLVWLNGSDNPPPADVETDYISILQEYHWPNPFLSSASAASTTVTGPSGVKMSGPYDFVPPSYWFVDPGRWGGAYGFNTETSPGPAPPLLSSLEKFIPKTNLWPHDDVWNFHAGLGNFKQTNLFDNAMSVTYGPPTSLLDYEKKGQAMAYDGERAMFEAYARNKYNSTGIIQWMLNNAWPSVIWHLYDYYLLPAGGYFGAKKANEYVHAQYSYDDHSAVVVNSLYQPQKGLKLRARVFDLNSKERFSDAKEIDVDADSVARVLMIPNMGELNSPYFVRLDLADSAGKTISTNFYWIPQQLAEFDWEKSTFFTTPAKYSDMTALAALPPTNVEWNSQTEHIGDEDIVHVTLRNPGKNIAFLVRADLTRGRTGDDVAPVLWDDNYVSLLPGELRTISATIRARDLGTTVPVVKISGWNVKTATP, from the coding sequence ATGAGTGTAGCCAAGCTGGGTGCCTTTGCTGTCTTCGTTCTGGGAATGTGTTCAACGGCGTTTTCAGCCAACCCCCTGCCCGCCATGGCATCTTCCCGCATCGCGCTGGAGAAGAATTGGCATATTCAATCCGGCTGCAAGTTGAGCGTAGGCGGCGATGCGCTGTCCCGCGCCGCCTACAACGACCAGAGTTGGCTGGCGACTACAGTGCCGCACACGGTCGAGGGCGCGCAAGTCGATGCCAAGCTGTTTCCCGACCCTTTCTATGCGATGAATCTGCGTGCCATTCCGGGGACGACTTATCCGATCGGCAAAATCTTTACCAACCTGCCGATGGACGAGGACAGTCCGTACAAATGCTCCTGGTGGTATCGAACCGAATTTCGCCTTCCTGCGGAGCTGAAGGGCAGGAACATCTGGCTGCACTTCGACGGCATCAACTACCGCGCGAATATCTGGGTCAATGGGCAGCAGATCGCTAAATCCGACGACGTGGCGGGCGCATACCGTACCTACACCTTCAACATCAAAGATGTCGCACGACCGGGAGCGGAGAACGCCGTTGCAGTGGAAGTATCGGCTCAGACTGACACCGATTTGGGAATTAATTTTGTTGACTGGAATCCGATGCCCGCGGATAAACTCATGGGCTTATGGCGTCCGGTATACATCACGTCCAGCGGACCGGTTTCTGTCCTCTACCCGGCGGTGGCTACTCATTTTCCTGACGACACCCTCGAAACTGCTGACCTCACGGTCATGGGCGAGTTGCAAAATGGAACTGAGCAAGAAGTAACCGGCTCAGTCGAGGCTACTCTGGAAGGCATCGGCACAGTCGAGCAGAAGGTCACGCTGGCCGCCAACGAGCACAAGACCATCGTGTTCGATCCAGCGCTGTTTCCGGAACTTCATATCAAAAATCCGAAGCTGTGGTGGCCGTATCCGCATGGGCCGCAGAACCTTTATACGATTCAGATGCGATTCCGTACCGGTGAAGGCATTTCCGATTCAGCCAGCGCCAAGTTCGGCATTCGCGAGGTCACGGCAGACAAGAATCAGAACGGCTACGAGCTTTTTCACATCAATCACAAGAACATTCTGATTCGTGGTGGCGGATGGTCGCCAGATATGTTTCTGCGCGTCAACTCAGAACGTATGGAGAATGAACTCCGTTACGTTCGCGATCTGCGGCTGAACACGATTCGCCTCGAGGGCAAGCTGGAGACCGACGAGTTCTTCGATCTCGCCGACCGATATGGGGTTCTGATCATGGCCGGCTGGTGCTGCTGCGATCACTGGGAGCACTGGGACAAATGGCAGCCTGCAGATCACGAGATTTCGAAAGCCTCACTCGCCAGCCAGATTCAGCGACTGCGAAATCATCCCAGCATGCTTGTATGGCTGAACGGCAGCGATAATCCGCCGCCTGCCGATGTCGAAACGGATTACATCTCGATTCTTCAGGAGTATCACTGGCCAAACCCGTTTCTTTCTTCGGCAAGCGCCGCTTCTACGACGGTAACTGGTCCGAGTGGCGTAAAAATGTCCGGCCCTTACGATTTCGTGCCACCCTCCTATTGGTTCGTCGATCCAGGCCGCTGGGGCGGAGCCTATGGTTTCAACACCGAGACCAGTCCCGGACCCGCGCCACCGCTGCTAAGTTCGCTGGAGAAGTTTATTCCCAAAACGAACCTTTGGCCGCACGATGATGTCTGGAATTTTCATGCGGGCTTGGGCAACTTCAAGCAGACCAATCTTTTCGACAACGCGATGTCTGTCACCTACGGGCCGCCGACTTCGCTGCTCGATTACGAGAAAAAAGGCCAGGCAATGGCCTATGACGGTGAGCGCGCGATGTTCGAGGCTTACGCGCGCAATAAGTACAACTCGACCGGCATCATCCAATGGATGTTGAACAATGCATGGCCGTCGGTGATCTGGCATCTTTATGACTACTATCTGCTTCCGGCGGGCGGGTACTTCGGCGCGAAGAAAGCCAATGAATATGTGCACGCGCAGTATTCGTACGATGACCACTCGGCCGTTGTCGTGAACAGCCTTTATCAGCCGCAGAAAGGACTCAAGCTGCGCGCTCGCGTCTTCGATCTGAATTCGAAAGAAAGGTTCTCGGACGCAAAAGAGATTGATGTAGACGCCGACAGCGTAGCCCGCGTCCTCATGATTCCTAATATGGGAGAGTTGAACTCGCCCTACTTTGTGCGCCTCGACCTCGCCGACTCTGCTGGAAAAACCATCAGCACCAACTTCTACTGGATTCCGCAGCAACTGGCGGAGTTCGACTGGGAGAAGAGCACGTTCTTCACTACTCCCGCCAAGTATTCAGATATGACCGCTCTGGCTGCGTTGCCGCCGACCAACGTTGAATGGAACAGCCAAACCGAGCACATCGGTGACGAGGACATCGTCCATGTGACCTTGCGCAACCCGGGAAAGAACATTGCATTCCTCGTCCGCGCCGATCTGACGCGTGGTCGAACGGGCGATGATGTTGCTCCTGTCCTTTGGGACGACAATTACGTCTCTCTGCTACCTGGCGAATTGCGCACCATCTCTGCAACAATCCGCGCGCGTGACCTGGGAACAACAGTGCCGGTCGTGAAAATCAGCGGTTGGAATGTGAAGACAGCCACGCCATAG
- a CDS encoding protein-disulfide reductase DsbD domain-containing protein: protein MATQAKVWVSTIALTFLCAASALAQSSKPQHAHISLLASPSDSSGTQWIGLRFQLDPGWHIYWTNPGDSGEPPKVIWHLPPGFQAGDLQFPAPHRIADHGMTDYGYEGEAVLLSKLTIPAGATSNHPEIAADVRYLVCREVCIPAKDRVTLKLADQNAGTASLLQAAQARLPGDLPHGVHARATAGAEAFLLSIGPSSRLGHINDFIPSEEQVIDNSSKPQITKSGVTTQIRLKKSEQLDQAVPEVRGLLVTNDKAYNVVVPVTTTKGSQKTSARKHS from the coding sequence ATGGCTACACAGGCCAAAGTATGGGTCTCGACGATCGCGCTGACTTTCCTATGCGCCGCATCTGCGCTGGCTCAAAGCTCTAAGCCACAGCATGCGCACATCTCTCTGCTCGCGAGCCCATCTGATTCTTCGGGAACGCAGTGGATCGGACTGCGATTCCAGCTCGATCCCGGCTGGCACATTTACTGGACGAATCCCGGCGACTCCGGTGAACCGCCGAAGGTCATTTGGCATTTGCCTCCGGGGTTTCAAGCAGGAGACTTACAGTTCCCTGCTCCACATCGCATCGCTGACCATGGCATGACAGACTACGGATACGAGGGCGAGGCAGTATTGCTTTCCAAGCTCACGATTCCTGCCGGTGCAACGTCCAATCATCCTGAGATTGCCGCAGACGTGAGATATCTCGTCTGCCGCGAAGTTTGCATTCCCGCAAAGGATCGTGTGACGCTGAAGCTCGCTGACCAGAACGCCGGAACTGCAAGCCTGCTTCAGGCCGCTCAGGCGCGCTTGCCTGGTGACTTGCCTCATGGCGTACATGCGCGTGCGACAGCGGGAGCCGAAGCGTTCCTGCTCTCCATTGGCCCCAGTTCCCGGCTTGGGCACATTAACGATTTCATCCCCTCCGAAGAACAGGTGATCGACAATTCGTCAAAGCCTCAGATCACAAAATCGGGGGTAACAACGCAAATAAGGCTCAAGAAATCAGAGCAGCTGGATCAAGCCGTCCCGGAGGTGCGCGGTCTGCTTGTTACCAATGACAAGGCCTACAATGTCGTTGTGCCGGTGACCACAACCAAGGGTTCTCAGAAGACCTCTGCTCGAAAGCACAGTTAA
- a CDS encoding thioredoxin family protein, with protein MKRTRVFLPVLALFALSAFAVKVGDQAPDFTGTDSHGQTHKLSDYRGKFVVLEWHNNDCPFTKKHYESGNMQKLQQEWTGKGVIWLTVISSSPGSQGYVTADQENEYLQKMHAGPTAAILDPKGDIGHLYGAKTTPHMFVINPQGQIIYNGAIDDKATTDLSDVNGANNYVSDALQEAMSGKAVAVATTRPYGCSVKYAD; from the coding sequence ATGAAGAGAACGCGTGTTTTCCTTCCCGTTTTAGCACTGTTCGCCCTTTCCGCGTTTGCAGTGAAGGTGGGCGATCAAGCTCCGGACTTTACCGGAACCGACAGCCACGGGCAGACACATAAGTTGTCTGACTACCGCGGAAAGTTCGTAGTTCTGGAATGGCACAACAACGACTGTCCCTTCACGAAGAAACATTACGAGAGCGGTAACATGCAGAAGCTGCAGCAGGAGTGGACGGGCAAAGGCGTGATCTGGCTCACCGTGATCTCCTCGTCGCCGGGCTCCCAAGGCTACGTTACCGCCGACCAGGAAAATGAATACCTGCAGAAGATGCATGCCGGTCCAACTGCAGCCATTCTCGATCCCAAAGGCGATATCGGACATCTCTATGGCGCGAAGACCACGCCGCACATGTTCGTGATTAACCCGCAGGGCCAAATCATCTACAACGGAGCGATCGACGATAAAGCAACCACCGATCTTTCCGATGTGAACGGCGCAAACAATTATGTCTCCGACGCTCTACAGGAAGCGATGTCGGGCAAAGCCGTAGCTGTGGCGACTACGCGTCCATATGGATGTTCGGTGAAGTACGCCGACTAA
- a CDS encoding ABC transporter ATP-binding protein encodes MATAAVQVKPKPPAIQQIKGALPELWSLIRPRKGLMGIGLLLMSINRVAGLVLPASTKYLVDDVIVKKHAWVLHQIIIAVVTATIIQGITSYSLTQLLSKAAQRLIADMRRQIQEHVGRLPIAYYDATKTGTMVARILSDVEGVRNLIGTGLVDFLGGLLTAILAFIVLIHISVSMTMIAFVCIAVFALALKKAFSTIRPIFRERSKIYAEVSGRLTESLGGVRVIKGYHAEDREHEVFSGGVGRLLNNVLRTLTATSVMSLSSTVLLGIVSASIMYLGAQRMLAGTLTVGQFFSYTMFMGFLIAPVLQVVNIGTQITEAMAGLERVREVLNESAEDVDPQRTVTLPGINGTIEFEDVSFAYEQSKEVLHGISFQSMPGTVTALVGPSGSGKSTIIGLLAAFYKPQSGRILVDGIDLSTVRLDSYRTQLGVVLQESFLFDGTIRENVAFSRPWATEEEILRSCRIARVDEFAERFEKGYNTIVGERGVKLSGGQRQRISIARAILADPRILILDEATSSLDSESEALIQEGLSFLMRGRTTFVIAHRLSTIRRAEQILVVENGEIIERGTHEQLYALGRRYFELYTKQHGLEQNLFLAPGEGDSIEEGAESQGRGMRVPTTADVLRGSVS; translated from the coding sequence ATGGCCACCGCCGCAGTCCAGGTAAAGCCCAAACCCCCTGCTATTCAGCAGATCAAGGGAGCTCTGCCTGAGCTGTGGTCTCTGATTAGGCCGCGCAAAGGACTCATGGGCATAGGCTTGTTGCTGATGTCCATCAATCGCGTCGCCGGACTGGTGCTGCCGGCGTCGACCAAGTATTTGGTCGATGACGTGATCGTTAAGAAGCACGCCTGGGTTCTTCATCAGATCATTATTGCTGTAGTAACGGCAACGATTATTCAGGGAATCACCTCGTATTCTCTGACTCAACTACTTTCCAAAGCTGCGCAGCGACTGATCGCCGACATGCGTCGGCAGATCCAGGAGCACGTTGGCCGTCTGCCGATTGCGTATTACGACGCGACCAAAACGGGAACAATGGTTGCGCGCATTCTGTCGGACGTCGAGGGCGTTCGCAATCTCATCGGCACTGGACTGGTCGATTTTCTCGGCGGCCTGCTTACCGCGATTCTTGCGTTTATCGTGCTCATCCACATCAGCGTCTCGATGACGATGATCGCGTTCGTCTGCATCGCCGTTTTTGCTTTGGCGCTGAAGAAGGCGTTCTCAACGATTCGTCCAATTTTTCGAGAGCGCAGCAAGATTTATGCGGAAGTGAGTGGACGCCTGACCGAATCGCTCGGCGGCGTGCGCGTAATCAAGGGTTATCACGCTGAAGATCGCGAGCACGAAGTCTTCTCCGGCGGTGTTGGAAGGCTCCTCAATAACGTCCTTCGCACTCTCACAGCTACTTCCGTGATGAGTTTGTCATCAACAGTACTGCTGGGCATTGTGAGTGCGTCAATCATGTACTTGGGCGCGCAGAGGATGCTCGCCGGTACGCTCACAGTCGGTCAGTTCTTCAGTTACACGATGTTCATGGGATTCCTTATCGCTCCGGTGCTTCAGGTAGTGAACATCGGAACCCAGATCACCGAAGCTATGGCCGGTTTAGAACGTGTGCGCGAAGTGCTGAATGAATCGGCGGAAGATGTCGATCCCCAGCGGACGGTCACGCTTCCCGGAATCAACGGCACGATCGAATTCGAAGACGTGAGCTTCGCCTACGAGCAGAGCAAGGAAGTCTTGCATGGCATTTCGTTTCAATCGATGCCGGGAACTGTCACGGCATTGGTAGGTCCGTCCGGATCGGGAAAATCGACCATCATTGGTCTGCTCGCTGCTTTCTATAAGCCGCAGAGTGGTCGCATCCTTGTAGATGGCATTGATCTGAGCACCGTGCGCCTCGATTCGTATCGCACGCAGCTGGGCGTAGTGTTGCAGGAATCGTTTCTGTTCGATGGGACCATTCGCGAGAACGTGGCCTTTTCGCGACCTTGGGCGACGGAAGAAGAAATCCTGCGCTCGTGCCGTATCGCGCGTGTCGATGAGTTCGCGGAGCGCTTCGAGAAGGGATACAACACCATAGTTGGTGAAAGAGGCGTGAAGCTCTCTGGAGGACAACGACAGCGCATCTCAATTGCCCGCGCAATCCTAGCCGATCCCCGAATTCTGATTCTCGACGAAGCTACTTCGAGCCTCGACTCCGAGTCCGAGGCTCTGATTCAGGAAGGCTTGTCATTTCTCATGCGCGGGCGTACGACCTTCGTGATCGCGCATCGCTTGAGCACAATCCGCCGTGCCGAGCAGATTCTTGTGGTCGAAAATGGCGAGATCATCGAACGCGGAACCCACGAGCAGCTCTACGCACTCGGACGCCGATACTTTGAGCTGTACACAAAGCAGCATGGCCTCGAACAGAATCTGTTTCTCGCGCCAGGCGAAGGCGACAGTATTGAGGAAGGCGCCGAGTCACAAGGACGCGGGATGCGCGTGCCCACGACCGCTGACGTGTTGCGCGGCAGCGTGAGCTAA
- a CDS encoding aldo/keto reductase: MKCRKLGRTGFEVSEIGHGLWGMSGWSGSEDRESLDALQLSTDLGCNFFDTAWAYGEGHSDELIGKILKQNPGKPLYVASKIPPKNRKWPASSEYAYEDVFPRRHVLDHAEKIRKALGVDTIDLLQFHVWDDTWTDKPEFRVTVEELKSKKLIAHFGLSLNRWEPENGLKALRAGLVDAVQVIYNIFDQAPEDELFPACRELNVGVIARVPLDEGSLGGKMTLDTRFPASDWRASYFGPENLPATIERVERLKQLLPPGMTLPEMAFRFILSHPVVSTTIPGMRKQDHVRQNISYSDKGPLSRDLLQELRQHRWDRRPKKWAA, from the coding sequence GTGAAATGTCGCAAGCTGGGGCGTACGGGATTCGAAGTCAGTGAGATCGGGCACGGTCTTTGGGGCATGAGTGGCTGGAGCGGGTCCGAAGACCGCGAATCGCTGGATGCCCTCCAACTCTCCACCGACCTCGGCTGCAACTTCTTCGATACCGCTTGGGCCTACGGCGAAGGACACAGCGACGAGCTAATCGGCAAAATCCTGAAACAAAATCCGGGCAAGCCTCTGTATGTCGCCTCGAAGATACCCCCGAAAAACCGGAAATGGCCCGCTTCGAGCGAATACGCTTACGAGGATGTATTTCCCCGGCGGCACGTTCTCGATCATGCAGAAAAGATCCGCAAGGCGCTCGGGGTTGACACGATCGACCTGCTGCAGTTCCACGTTTGGGACGACACCTGGACCGACAAACCGGAATTTCGAGTAACAGTAGAAGAACTCAAGAGCAAGAAGCTTATTGCCCACTTTGGACTGAGCCTCAACCGCTGGGAGCCGGAGAACGGGTTGAAAGCTCTGCGGGCAGGCCTGGTTGATGCCGTGCAGGTAATTTACAACATCTTCGATCAAGCACCCGAGGACGAACTCTTCCCCGCATGTCGCGAGCTAAACGTCGGAGTCATCGCCCGCGTGCCGCTCGACGAGGGAAGTCTCGGCGGGAAGATGACCCTCGATACGAGATTCCCAGCGAGCGATTGGCGCGCAAGCTACTTCGGGCCTGAAAACCTGCCCGCCACGATCGAACGCGTCGAGCGCCTGAAACAATTGCTGCCGCCCGGAATGACGCTTCCCGAAATGGCGTTTCGCTTCATTCTTTCCCACCCTGTTGTGAGCACTACGATCCCTGGAATGCGCAAACAGGATCACGTGCGGCAGAACATCAGTTACAGCGACAAAGGCCCACTCTCGCGGGATCTGCTGCAGGAATTGCGCCAGCATCGCTGGGACCGCCGCCCTAAAAAATGGGCTGCATAA
- a CDS encoding S9 family peptidase, with protein MKQLLASTGILVVLIVAYSTLPLEAADTASAVPAPPVAQKIPKTTEINGRTLVDNYFWLRDKSNPDVKAYLEAENVYTDALMKPTEALQKTLYDEMLGRIKETDVEVPYKYGDYFYYSRTEAGKQYPIRCRRKGSMEAPEEIVLDLNELAKGKSFMAVAAYQVSDDGNLLAYSTDDTGFRQYKLAVKDLRTGKLLSDHIEKTGSVAWANDNKTLFYTIEDSAKRQYRLYRHTVGTTGTDDLIYEEKDARFGVEVFRTRSKGYLFLISGSHTTSEARYIAADQPRADWKLIEPRRQDIEYYPDHNGEFFYIRVNDAGRNFRLVKAPVNAPQRMHWREVIPHRADVMLDDTDFFRNYCVTYEREHGLPQISVTDLASGHSHRIPFPEQAYLAAAYVNREYDTTKFRYSYQSFVTPQSIFEYDMSKGGSTLLKQKEVPGGFDRSRYQVEQIFAPASDGTKIPVSIVYLKGRRLDGTGPLYLYAYGSYGISVDISFNSNIFSLVDRGIVYAIAHPRGGGEMGKTWHDDGRMMRKKNTFTDFIDCAEYLVSKGYGSKDKLVIEGASAGGLLMGAVTNMRPDLFRAVIAKVPFVDVMNTMLDESLPLTVTEFEEWGNPKEKPAFDYMLTYSPYDNIENKVYPNILVKTSFNDSQVMYWEPAKYVAKMRATRTDHKMLLLKTNMGAGHGGASGRYDRLHEAAFDYAFILSQVGIAD; from the coding sequence ATGAAGCAGCTCCTCGCGAGTACAGGGATTCTTGTAGTCTTAATTGTGGCCTACTCAACGCTCCCGCTCGAAGCTGCCGACACTGCGTCGGCCGTACCCGCTCCTCCAGTCGCGCAGAAGATTCCGAAGACCACAGAAATCAACGGGCGCACATTAGTCGATAACTATTTTTGGTTGCGCGATAAGAGCAATCCGGACGTGAAGGCGTATCTGGAAGCCGAAAACGTTTATACGGACGCGCTGATGAAGCCGACCGAGGCGCTGCAAAAAACGCTTTACGACGAGATGCTCGGTCGCATCAAGGAAACCGACGTCGAGGTTCCGTACAAATATGGCGATTACTTCTACTACTCGCGTACCGAAGCGGGAAAGCAGTATCCGATCCGCTGCCGTCGTAAAGGCAGCATGGAGGCTCCAGAGGAAATCGTTCTCGACTTGAACGAACTCGCAAAAGGGAAGAGCTTCATGGCGGTGGCGGCCTATCAGGTGAGTGACGACGGCAACCTGCTCGCATACTCGACCGACGACACAGGCTTCCGGCAATACAAGCTCGCGGTCAAAGATCTCCGCACCGGCAAACTGCTTTCTGATCACATCGAGAAGACCGGCTCTGTTGCGTGGGCGAATGACAATAAGACGCTCTTCTACACGATCGAGGATTCAGCCAAGCGGCAATATAGGCTTTATCGGCATACAGTGGGAACCACTGGAACTGACGATCTTATCTACGAAGAGAAGGACGCGCGCTTCGGCGTGGAAGTATTTCGGACGCGCAGCAAAGGCTACTTGTTTCTCATTTCGGGAAGCCATACGACAAGCGAGGCGCGGTACATTGCTGCCGATCAGCCGCGGGCAGACTGGAAGCTGATCGAACCGCGCCGGCAGGATATTGAATACTATCCCGATCACAATGGCGAATTCTTTTATATCCGCGTAAACGATGCTGGCCGAAACTTCCGGCTGGTGAAGGCGCCGGTGAACGCTCCGCAGCGCATGCACTGGCGCGAGGTGATTCCGCATCGCGCCGACGTAATGCTCGATGACACCGATTTCTTCCGCAACTACTGTGTCACCTACGAACGCGAACATGGGCTTCCCCAGATTTCCGTCACCGATCTTGCGAGCGGCCATTCTCATCGCATTCCCTTTCCGGAACAGGCCTATCTGGCGGCAGCCTACGTAAACCGGGAATACGACACAACGAAATTCCGCTACAGCTACCAATCCTTTGTCACGCCGCAATCGATCTTCGAGTACGACATGTCCAAGGGCGGCTCGACATTGCTCAAGCAGAAGGAAGTGCCCGGCGGTTTTGATCGGAGTCGTTACCAAGTCGAGCAGATTTTTGCTCCGGCCTCGGACGGTACCAAGATTCCAGTTTCGATCGTTTATTTGAAAGGCAGGAGGCTTGACGGAACCGGTCCTCTTTATCTGTATGCCTACGGCTCGTATGGGATTTCAGTGGACATCAGCTTCAACTCGAATATCTTCAGTCTGGTCGATCGCGGCATTGTGTACGCGATCGCGCATCCACGCGGCGGCGGCGAAATGGGCAAGACCTGGCACGACGACGGTCGCATGATGCGCAAGAAGAACACATTCACTGATTTCATCGATTGTGCTGAGTACCTCGTGAGCAAGGGCTACGGTTCAAAAGACAAGCTGGTGATTGAAGGCGCGAGTGCTGGAGGTCTGCTAATGGGAGCCGTCACGAATATGCGTCCGGATCTATTCAGAGCGGTGATCGCGAAGGTGCCGTTTGTCGACGTAATGAACACGATGCTCGACGAGTCGCTTCCGCTCACGGTCACGGAGTTCGAGGAATGGGGCAATCCCAAAGAGAAGCCTGCGTTCGATTACATGCTCACGTACTCGCCTTACGACAATATCGAGAATAAGGTCTACCCCAATATTCTGGTGAAGACCTCGTTCAACGACAGCCAGGTAATGTACTGGGAGCCGGCGAAGTACGTTGCCAAGATGCGCGCTACGCGCACCGATCACAAGATGCTCCTGCTTAAGACCAATATGGGAGCCGGTCATGGCGGCGCGTCGGGCCGCTACGATCGTCTGCACGAAGCTGCATTCGATTACGCATTCATCCTCAGCCAGGTCGGGATCGCGGATTAG